In Rhopalosiphum padi isolate XX-2018 chromosome 3, ASM2088224v1, whole genome shotgun sequence, the genomic stretch ttttagataCACGGCGACAAAATGAATGCACAGAGTGGCATCTGCACAGAAAAAAAAGATTAACTGCTTCTTATTTCGGTAAAATATGCAAACTTAGAGTTAAAACATCACGAGCTAAAACTGTTTCGAATATTTTGTACGGTTCATTTAATGGAAATAATGCAACAAAATATGGAACGCAAAACGAAGAAAACGCTAAATGTGCATTATCtggcattttaaataaaactattgtacCGTCgggattaattattgataaagatTTGCCGTTTTTAGCTGCTTCTCCAGATGGTCTGATTGATGGAGATTCACTGGTTGAAATCAAGTGTCCAATAACTTCTAAAGATCTAACTCCTGAAGAAGgtataacaagaaaaaaaattacaagttgTGAAATTGTGAATGGGAAGCTTCGATTGAAACGTACGGATACGTTTTATTACCAAGTACAAGGTCAACTTCATATTTCAAAGagacaattttgttatttttgtatttggacACCTCGAGGTATGCtgcatgaaaaaattaaaagagaCGACAATTTTTGGTCCGAAAAAATGTTACAACAATTAACTAACTTCTACTATCACTGTTTATTGCCAGAAATGGTTGATTCTCGGTTTGATAGAAATTTACCTATTAGGGATGGACTTGCATCAGAAAATGAAGATAGTTCCTAGTtggtaaattattacatttataattattatttcatttatttaactatcatttaatttgtatttgtaatttgtatattatgaacaaaaggcatattatataatattctaattattgcttttataaaacttttttctaaGCCACGGCAACATAGGTAATTCGATGTATTATTAGAGATGACACGTAACTGAAAAACAGAGTGGTCTCCCATCTAAGAACTATAAACAAATCATATTTGCAAAAGCATTTTCCTTGTTATGTGTCACCcgccaataaataataataaaaagatcatTGACCcttcattgtatattatattgattgcaGTTTATTTTGTtagataagataaaattaaaaatagcagTCCGTAATGACACGGTACGTGCCACGCGGcttgacatatatatataggggtACTGATACGGGTCGCGGGCTCGATAAAATATAACGCACACACACTAATGTAATTTTACTTTTCACACACTAACA encodes the following:
- the LOC132926007 gene encoding uncharacterized protein LOC132926007, translating into MSCSRLSNRSIYYLDETWVNAGETQNRAWVDTTGQKEPSVKDTRRQNECTEWHLHRKKRLTASYFGKICKLRVKTSRAKTVSNILYGSFNGNNATKYGTQNEENAKCALSGILNKTIVPSGLIIDKDLPFLAASPDGLIDGDSLVEIKCPITSKDLTPEEGITRKKITSCEIVNGKLRLKRTDTFYYQVQGQLHISKRQFCYFCIWTPRGMLHEKIKRDDNFWSEKMLQQLTNFYYHCLLPEMVDSRFDRNLPIRDGLASENEDSS